The sequence ctattactattttcttcagCTATTACCATAAACCATTTAACGGAGACTGAAGCTGTACACGTGGCCAGAGAACTCCAGTCAGCAGGAGTTACTCTAGGAACTGTGAAATATCCATAAACAGTTCTCCAGATTCGACTTTTATTAATAAAGCTCATCAGGGGCAGTTTGTAGTAATTttagaaaactgtaaaattaCAACCACCATCTCTATGCTACTCTGTACAGGATCCTAGTGCAAACAGAGCCTGACACATGAGACAGTGCTGCTTTTCTCAGGACAATATTTTCCTTATAGTGGGATTACAATTgaacagaaaaagtatttgcacTTTATACAGGTCACTGTAAGTTCAGAGTGACAGGGAGCAGCTTTGTACACCTGTCAAAGGAGACATCCCACTGAAAGAGAAAACTGTCTCAGATTTACCGCTTGGATAATTTGATAGTTTAAAAGATGGGCTTAAAACCAAAGCTTGGTACCCTTACCATTCCCCATCCTCCATGCACCAGAAGGAAAATGACTTATTTACAAAGTACTTCTCACTACTGGTGGCAACGGGCGTGTTTAGGTAGGTTTAAGCTGAGTTATACATTTAGGTGGTGCAAGCATTATAAAGTACAGAGTCCTGCCCACATTAAGATAAACTTCCGGTACCTATTGACACTTAATAACAGAGATCCGTTTACACGGGATTACTCTAGCTTTGAGCTCCAAGCTAAACGAGTTTTGGGGAAATACTCCAGAGTGAAATTGGTTTTGGATTCAGTAGGAGGCCTATATTCTGGTTGTGAAAAgagtggtatttttgttatactCTTCTCTTCTCAAGCTAGATCTACCAGAGAGCATATGACTTCACTTCAGGTATTAAAGACTGACTTCCTAGAAATTATTATCAGCAAAGTTAAAACTCTAACTTTCTAGCCTGCTTCTGCACTCAACGTCCTGCCAAAGAGTGCCAAGGATCCATGATCAAAGAATGCTGGGATGCAGTGCTGGGGCCACACCAAAGACAGGAGATCACTGTTTCTGctttttcatactctttattGCCAACAGTTTAAAATggtcaacataaaaaaaaaaaactgataataaATACTGCTCTTTGGGctgtaataaataaaaagtttattaacaAGGAATGCACTTTTCCAGCCACAAGTGtcttcaaaaaaaagagaaaattatatatgGCCATAGTTCACAGTTGAGCAGCCAAAAGCTGCTCCAGTTACAGCCTTTCAACAACACGGGAGcgtcctcccttctccctccccttcagGAAGTATATTCACAGTCCCAAGTCCTCTGTCTGAAGTGCTCTCCACAGAGAGAAGTTAAGTCAATGCACCTTTCTGCGAAATTGTCTGAAAAACCTTTTGAAACAGGTACGTCAAGGAAAACTGCATTCGGGTTCACTCTCAGCTTGTCCAAGGTCCAGAACTGTGTGCCTCTGCCCGGTCTGGTTCCACCAGGTCCAGCAGGCCACGGAGGAATTGTTTTCGTACCACCACCTGTCCACCTTCTTCAACGTGCTGTAGATCATTCTACTGGCTTCCCTGTAGATCTCACAGTGGAAAAGAGGAGTCCCATAGGATCCATTCAAAAAGTCTCTCAGTTACACCTCTGTAAGAGCATGTTCAGAGCATATTCCATTCgattttttaattctaatgaaCAGCCAGACATCAGCAGAGTTGTCAGTCTAAACGTTGTAGATATCCTATCCTCATTGATGTAGGTGAGAAGGTATTCTTCATTTTGGCTACAGATGATTATTTTCGTATGATCGTGGTAGAAATTCACCTTTAAAAAGCAGACACAGATATCAGATCTCTCTAAATACTCAAGATGTGAAGAGTTTCGTCAATGATCAGATTGGCTAGGTCAAAATCATTTGGGGACCTAAACACGTGCTTTCCTCAAGGGTTCATTTACCTGAAAGGTGCCATCGTTGAAGAGCATCATTAAGGCCTTATCAGATTTTAGCCACTGAAGGAGGTAGAGCCGAGGTCTTCGAACATCCGTAACACTAGGCAGATCTCCACCCTGGGAGAGATTGGGAGACTTAGTGCCTATAAAAGCTTTGCTGTGTGTGCACTCGGTTCTTCTCAGCAAATGCCTATCAAACTTAAGCAAGTGCCAGAGTGGCCTGGAGATTCTGATCCAGTAGATTGAGGGCGGGACACAAGAGGCTGCATGCCTTAAAGCGCTGAGGTCACACAGATGCCACTGCTCTGTGGACTACACTGCAAACAACACTGCTGGAAAGCCACGGTACTTACATCCATGAGGTTTTCCTCCATGTAATGAGAGAAGTATTTCAGCACCGTCACTTGACTAATGAATTGTTCGGGGGCATCTGTTGCTGGGAAAACAGAGCATTGGCCAAGCTCCGCGTAATAGTGAACTGTTCTAAAGAACAGGAACAATacggagaaaagaaggaaaaacggaAGTAGTTAGTCAGtattttcagatttccttaggGCAAAACTAAAGAACTGACGGGGCTTCCTTAATTGAACACGCTTACTTTTTATCTGGAAGGAGGCTCATGTGAGCACCGTTGTTGAAGAGGACGCCTACAGTGTGGTCTGAGAGCTGGTACCCAAAGCCATATTTATTAGAGTAGTCGACCCATTTGGTGACCCACTGAAAGGAAGTGCTCAGCTGCTCTTTGGGGATGCAGTCAGCTTCTGGCATGTTTTCTAGACATCCTCGAAGGACTCTTGCCACTGTGTCTGCGACACTTCCCATGGTACTGTCCTCGAGGCCTGGAAAGtcagagaaatttagaaaataattaacaacAAAACCTCAGGCTATGGTAGGTGCTAAGTCTCCCTTCACTAAATCTAAGGAGGGAGGACTCAAAATTGTTCCAGTCCTCTAATTTTGCTTCTTCTATGTTAAATCAGGCCAAAAACCAAACTGACGTCAGTTACTTAGTATTGAGCACTGGCATTCAGAGCGTCcttatttaaaatgcagttgACAACCACTTACAttcactgctgctgctgcagctgccaaGTGTTCCTCTGACTATCATCCGAATAGCATCTCCAATCTGCTGCTTGTTTTCCACTGCGGGTGTTCCAGATCTGGCAACTGTAGTGGTAGGTGGCTGGAGTTCCTAGAAGAGAGAAGAGCCAGGCCATGGTcaagcttttaaaattcatttgggGTTGAGAATTCTAGTTTAAGATGAGATTGTGGCAATTAGTAGGAAAGCTTATCAAAAAGCAATGGACACAAGCCAGGTAACAGCTATTTCGGTAACTCAACTGCATGCATTGTTAAACTAAGAGATAAAAATCTTCCCTTTTAAAGGGTTGGGAAGAAAACGTTAAGTAAATATGTGATCCAAGCGATAATTAACGAAGAATGAAAAGGATATAAAGTGTTTATAACTATTTTACTCTTCTTTAGCATACCTCATCTGTCCTATGTTTGCTGGGTTGCTGAGTTATCGAAGTCTTTTTCAAATCATGCCTAAGCTTGtaaatttcttcatcttctttagCCACTTTATCTGTAAATCAAGGAAAAGAATTATGAGCATTATTCTATCCAAACAAGGTAGAAACAGAGCTAGCCCGATTTCCTCCTTTGGCATTAATAACCAACTTAAGAGCATCCAAGGCAAAACcatcagcttttacttttatctttGCCATCAGCTGCAATTATGCAAGAAGCACACTTTAATGCCTATGAAACAAAAAGCTATCAACCACAGTTTGCAGTGTGGATTTTTGACGCTACAGAAAGTCAAATAGTATACAAACATACAGGCCAACTTATGTTCATATAAAAGCCTCTTTTAACTAACTTAtcaactttatatataatattggaCACGGAAGAACAAAAGAAGTCTTATAACTTACTGTGTGTGTCAATATATCTTGCTTTGTCTTTTTTGCCACCAAAAAGAGCAGCAGCTGCCTTCTTAAAGAAATTCTTAGCTGGGCTTGACAAGTGGAAATCTGGAACTGTATGACAACAGCTAGAAGAGAGTCTGTCTGGAGTGAAGCCCTATGGAGTAAAAGACAAGCTCTTCAGTAACCTGCTGGGAAATTAGGATCAAGAACATGTAATAAAAtgacggcaaaaaaaaaaaaaaatgcacccacctgcaaaaaaaaatcatgtcgAATGATGTCATCCAAACTGGGACGATCTTCTGGATTTTTGGACAACATGCTGGCTATTAAGTGCTTAGCAGGAGCCAGCAATGAAGAGGGCATCGTATACCTTGCTTCTCTTATGCACCTGTAAGTTTCTTTCAGGTTTGTAGTTTCAAATGGGGGTCTTCCTAATAACATTGTATACCTGTATGCAAGGAAACACTTCTTTAGGAACGGTCAAAAAGCGACTCTTTTCGAGTGTTAAAAACCTACATCCAAATTTGCTTTTTGATTATTTTGGTGCGTTTACTTACATTACACAGCCTAAGGCCCAAATGTCTGATTCACAGCCGTGTCCTTGTTTGTTGAGGACTTCAGGAGAAAGATAATTTGGGGTACCACATATCGTTCtaggaaaacaaaatatgaagaTCTCATTAGGAACTATTCTACTGTTTAAACTTAGTTCTCTGGATAAAACCTTAAAAGCACTATGCTGAATTTCTATTTGGAAACATCTGACTTTTGATTTCTGGCATGTAAACAACTGACATTTGACCAAGTGACtcggtaatttttttttaatgtgtgtacaATTTTTTTCAGCCACATGACAAAGTGTTTTAAGCCAACTGAGACCAGGTACAGCaggacatatttatatatttcaggcAAATATAAGACAGATTTGTTTCATAATCAACTTATAGGCATAAGGTACTCTGCCTGGTCCATAGTGGCACTGGATAAGTGTTTCCTTCAATTAACACTGTAGCGGTTTATAGATTTTAGTATCAACTGGCCTTTGAAACATTAACTGGAAAATAAGAAGGGCATATTTGATCTCCACAAAACCCTATCAGGATGTGTCCTTCTGACTCTTACCTCCTTCTGTGTTCCAAGGGCTCCAGCCTGGCTGCCAAACCAAAGTCCCCAACTTTTAGTTCCATGGCTTCATTAATAAAAAAGTTTCctagatgattaaaaaaaagaaatctgaattccCCTGGAAAGCTGTTCTAACCAAGTACACACACATCCACTCAACAGGCAGGCAGCCAGTTGCTTCAAGTGAAAGCCATCATTC comes from Tursiops truncatus isolate mTurTru1 chromosome 3, mTurTru1.mat.Y, whole genome shotgun sequence and encodes:
- the PLK2 gene encoding serine/threonine-protein kinase PLK2; amino-acid sequence: MELLRTITYQPAAGTKMCEQALGKACGGDSKKKRPQPPPEEPQPPQPQVQVQPAASHHHHHHSHSGAEISRIIVDPTTGKRYCRGKVLGKGGFAKCYEMTDLTNNKVYAAKIIPHSRVAKPHQREKIDKEIELHRILHHKHVVQFYHYFEDKENIYILLEYCSRRSMAHILKARKVLTEPEVRYYLRQIVSGLKYLHEQEILHRDLKLGNFFINEAMELKVGDFGLAARLEPLEHRRRTICGTPNYLSPEVLNKQGHGCESDIWALGCVMYTMLLGRPPFETTNLKETYRCIREARYTMPSSLLAPAKHLIASMLSKNPEDRPSLDDIIRHDFFLQGFTPDRLSSSCCHTVPDFHLSSPAKNFFKKAAAALFGGKKDKARYIDTHNKVAKEDEEIYKLRHDLKKTSITQQPSKHRTDEELQPPTTTVARSGTPAVENKQQIGDAIRMIVRGTLGSCSSSSECLEDSTMGSVADTVARVLRGCLENMPEADCIPKEQLSTSFQWVTKWVDYSNKYGFGYQLSDHTVGVLFNNGAHMSLLPDKKTVHYYAELGQCSVFPATDAPEQFISQVTVLKYFSHYMEENLMDGGDLPSVTDVRRPRLYLLQWLKSDKALMMLFNDGTFQVNFYHDHTKIIICSQNEEYLLTYINEDRISTTFRLTTLLMSGCSLELKNRMEYALNMLLQRCN